The Streptomyces collinus DNA segment TCCCCGTCGTCCTGTTGTTCCTGTTCGCGTCGATCTTCCGGGACGACGTGGAGGGCGCGGGCATCACCGCCTCACAGCTGTACGTGCCGGCGATGATGGCCGCCGGGATCATGTCGACGAGCTTCCAGGCGCTCGGCATCTCGATCGCGATCGAGCGGCAGGACAAGGTGCTGCGCCGGCTGCGGGGCACCCCGATGCCGCCGGCCGCGTACTTCCTCGGGAAGATCTGGCTGGTTCTCTTCACCGGTGTGCTGGAGACGGTGATCCTGCTCCTCGTCGGCACGACCTGTTACGGCGTGGACCTGCCCTCGGACGCGGGCCGCTGGTTCGACCTGGTGTGGATCTTCGTGCTGGGCATCACGGCCTGCGCCCTGCTCGGCATCGCGATCAGCTCGGTCCCGGACTCCGCGAACAGCGCGGGCTCGGTGGTGGTCCTGCCCTTCCTGGTGCTGCAGTTCGTCTCCGGGGTGTACATCGCCGTCGGCACCATCCCGGACTGGATGCTGACCGTGGGTGCGCTGTTCCCGCTGAAGTGGATGTGCCAGGGGCTGCGCGGGGTGTTCCTGCCGGAGTCGGCGCAGGTGCTGGAGCAGGCGGGGAGCTGGGAGTCGGGACGCGTGGCTCTGGTGCTGGCCGCGTGGTGCGTCGGAGGATTGGCGCTGTGTCTGCTGACGTTCCGCTGGAAGGACCGGCGCACCGGATGAGCGATGCCGCGAGCGCCTACCACTGGGAGCGCTCGTTCCGGCTCTGGGACACGTACTTCGCGCTGATCTGGGTGGCGACGGTGGCCTACGTGCTGGCCACGGAGCAGCCGGGCTGGCCGCTGCGCGCGGTCGCGGCGGCGCTGCTCGTCCCGCTCGTCCCGCTGTACGTGGTGGCCGGGCGGCGGCTGATCCGGGGCGATCCGCCCGACCAGCGGCAGGCGATCGGCTATCTGGCGGCGGCTCTGGCGCTGTTCCTGCCGTCGGCGGTGCTCGCCGGTGAGACGCGGGTGCTGACGTTCGCGCTGATCCCGCAGTGCTTCATGACACTGCGGATGCGCTCGGCGCTGGTGGCGGTGGCCGTGATGAACCTCGTGCCCGTGGCGGGCTGGGCCCTGCTGTGGTGGCCCGGCGCCCGGGAGGTCGCGTTCGACGTGCTGTTCTCGGTGGTCACCCTGGTGTTCTCGGTGGCCGTCGGCAGCTGGGTCATCCGGATCATCGAGCAGAGCCGGGAGCGCGCGGAGTTGATCGCGGAGCTGGACGCCAGCCGCCATGAGGTGGGCCGGTTGTCCGAGGCCCACGGGGCGCTGGCCGAGCGGGAGCGGCTGGCCCGGGAGATCCACGACACGCTGGCGCAGGGGTTCACCAGTGTGGTGATGCTGATCCAGGCGGTCGAGGCGGAGCTGGACCACGACCTGCCCGGGGCGCGGCGTCATCTGCGGCTGATGGACGAGACGGCCCGGCAGAACCTCGCCGAGGCCCGGGCCCTGGTCGCCGGGGGCGCGCCCGCCGACCTGGACGGGGCGTCCCTGCCGGACGCGCTGGGGCGGCTCGCCGCGCGCCATGACGCGGCGCTGGAGGTGACCGGCCCGGTGCGCACGCTGCCCGCGGGCCCGGAGGTGGTCGCGCTGCGGTCCTGCCAGGAGGCGCTGGCCAACGCCCGGAAGCACGCCGGGAGTTCGGCGACGGTCGGCGTGTCACTGGCGTACGCGGACGACTCGCTGACGGTGTCGGTACGGGACGACGGCCGCGGCTTCGATCCCTTCGCCGCCTGCGGCGGGTACGGTCTCGCGGGTCTGCGGCCCGGGCCGCCGAAGTGGGCGGTACCACCGAGGTGCGCAGTGCCCCGGGCGACGGCACGGTCGTGACCGTCAGGCTGCCGGTCCTGTGGAGGCGGACATCGTGATCCGGATCATCCTGGCCGACGACCATCCCGTCGTACGGGAGGGACTGCGGGCGATGCTCAGTGCGGAGTCCGACCTGGAGGTCGTCGCCGACGCATCCAGCGGGCCGCAGGCGGAGGCGCTGGCGGCGCGGTTGCGGCCCGACATCGTGCTGATGGATCTGCGGATGCCGGGTGGCGGGGGCGTGGACTCCATCGCGCGGATGGCCGGGGCCGGGCTGCCCTGCCGCGTGGTGGTCCTGACGACGTACGAGATGGACCGGGACATCCTGCGGGCGGTGGAGGCGGGGGCGGCGGGCTACCTCCTGAAGGACCTGCCGCGGGCGGAGCTGGCGGACGCCGTGCGGGCCGCCGCCCGCGGCGAGACGGTGCTGGCCCCGTCCGTGGCGGCCCGGCTGGTCGACCGGCTGAGGACGAAGCCGGAGCGGCCACGCCTGTCGGAACGCGAGACGGCCGTGCTGCGGCTGGTCGCCGAGGGGTGCACGAACGCGGAGATCGGGCGCCGGCTGTTCATCGGGGAGTCGACCGTGAAGACGTATCTGCTGCGCGTCTTCGGCAAGTTGGGGGTGGCCGACCGGACGGCGGCCGTGACGAACGCGATGCGGTTCGGGCTCCTGGAGGAGTGAGGAAGGCGCCGTGCTCCGGCGCCTTCCACCCCGGTGCCTCAGCCGAGCCGTGCCTCCAGCTCCGCCACGATCTCGTTCACGCCCACCGCCGTCTGCTCGCCCGACTCCATGTCCTTGAGCTGGACGACACCCTCGGCGAGGTCGCGTTCGCCGGCGACGACCGTGTAGCGGGCGCCGCTGCGGTTGGCGTTCTTCATCGCGCCCTTGAGGCCCTTGCCGCCGTAGGAGAAGTCGGCCGCGATGCCGTTCTTGCGCAGCTCGGTGACCTTGGCGAACAGGACGCGGCGGGCCTCCTCGCCGAGCGGGACGGCGAACACGCTGGTGGTGGCGGGCAGTTCGAGCTCGACGCCCTCCGCCTCCAGGGCGAGGACCGTGCGGTCGACGCCGAGGGCCCAGCCGACGGACGGCAGCGCGGGGCCGCCGATCATCTCGGAGAGGCCGTCGTAGCGGCCGCCGCCGCCCACCGCGGACTGCGAACCGAGGCCGTCGTGGACGAACTCGAAGGTGGTACGGGTGTAGTAGTCCAGGCCGCGGACCAGCTTCGGGTCGTCCTCGAAGGCGACGCCCGCCGCCGTGATCAGCTCGCGGACCTCCTCGTGGTACGCCTTGCACGCGTCGCACAGGTAGTCACGCAGCAGCGGCGCGTCCCCGAGCTGCTTCTGGACCGACTCGCGCTTGTCGTCCAGGACGCGCAGCGGGTTGATCTCGGCGCGGCGCAGGGTGTCCTCGTCCAGGTCCAGGCCGCGCAGGAACTCCTGCAGCGCCGACCGGTACACCGGGCGGCACTCCTGGTCGCCGAGGCTGTTGAGCAGGATCCGGAAGTTGCTCAGGCCCAGCGAGCGGTACGCCTGGTCGGCCAGGATGAGCAGTTCGGCGTCCAGCGCCGGGTCCTCGGCACCGATCGCCTCGGCGCCCACCTGGGAGAAGTGGCGGTAACGGCCCTTCTGGGGGCGCTCGTAGCGGTAGTACGAGCCGGAGTACCAGAGCTTGACCGGGAGGTTGCCGGCCTTGTGCAGGTTGGCCTCCAGCGCGGCACGCAGGACGGAGGCCGTGCCCTCGGGACGCAGGGCGAGCTTGTCGCCGCCCTTGGTCTCGAAGGCGTACATTTCCTTGGTCACGATGTCGGTGGACTCACCGACCCCGCGCGCGAAGAGTTCGACGTTCTCGAAGCCGGGCGTCTCGATGTAGCCGTAGCCGGAGTTGCGCAGCGGAGCGGCGATCGCCTCACGGACGGCGAGGTACTTGGCGCTGTCCGGGGGGATCAGGTCGTACGTGCCCTTGGGGGCCTTGAAGGTGCTCACGGAAGGTCTCGTCACATTCCTCGTCGGGGAGCCCGAGCGGGTCCCTGGCCGGCGGCCACCTGCCGCAGATACGGGTTGGTGGAACGCTCCTGGCCGATGGTCGTCTGGGGGCCGTGGCCGGACAGCACCACGGTCGAGTCGTCGAGCGGCAGGCACACGCGGGCCAGCGAGTCGAGCATCTCGGCCATGTCACCGCCGGGCAGGTCGGTGCGTCCGATGGAGCCGGCGAACAGCAGGTCGCCCGAGAAGAGGATCGGCGGGATGTCCGCCGCCTCGGGCATGCCGAAGGTCACCGACCCCTTGGTATGGCCGGGTGCGTGCGCGACGGACAGCTCCAGGCCCGCCAGCTCCAGCCTCGCCCCGTCGGCCAGCTCCTTGACGTCGTCGGGCTCCCCCACGGTCAGCTCGCCCAGCAGCGGCATGCCGATGGAACGGCCGATCCCCTTCTCGGGGTCGCTCATCATGTACCGGTCGTCGGGGTGGATCCAGGCCGGCACGTCGTGTGCGCCGCACACCGGGACGACCGAGGCCACGTGGTCGATGTGGCCGTGGGTGAGGACGACGGCGACGGGCTTGAGCCGATGCTTCCTGACCGCTTCCGCGACGCCGTCGGCGGCCTGATGGCCGGGGTCGATGATCACGCACTCCTCACCGGCGGCGGGGGCGACGAGGTAGCAGTTCGTCCCCCAGGCCCCGGCGGGGAACCCGGCAATGAGCACGATCGTCCTTCGTTGTGTCGATACGGGCGGCTACGGCTGCTCACAGAGCCTACCGGCGCTGCCGATTCCTCAGCGAACCCATATACGGTACGGGGCACACGCAGGCGGTCGGCACACAGGACGCACGCGTACCGGTCGACGTTCGAGACCCATGAGGAGAGAACCCGGTGGTCAGCCAGGAACAGCGGCGGCGTCAGCTCGCCCGGGAGAAGTTCTTGCGGCAGCAGCAGCGACGCACTGACGCGCGACGCAAGGCCCGTATCCGCAACTCCGTGATCGCCTCGGCTCTCGGCGTGATCGTGGTGCTCTCGGTGACGGTCTTCCTGACCAAGCCGTTCGAGGACGACGGCAAGACGGAGAACGCGAACGCGGACGTCACACCGAGCAAGGCCCCGGACCCGTGCGAGAAGCCGGCTCCGGGCAAGGTCAAGTCGGAGACCTGGAAGAAGGAACCGGCGATGACCATCGACGAGTCGGCGAAGTACACGATGAAGCTGGACACAACCTGCGGCGAGATAGACGTCGCGCTGAAGGCGTCGGCGGCGCCGCACACGGTGAACTCGTTCACCTTCCTTCTCGGCAAGGGCTACCTGGACCACAGCAAGTGCCACCGGCTCACCAGCCAAAACATCTACGTCCTGCAGTGCGGTGACCCGAAGGGCACCGGCATGGGCGGGCCGGGCTACACCATCCCGGACGAGAACCTCAAGGACAAGAGCCTCAAGGGCGGGGTGTACCCGGCGGGCACGGTCGCGATGGCGAACCAGTACAACGCCCAGACGAAGCAGGGCCGCAACAGCGGCGGGAGCCAGTTCTTCCTCGTCTACCAGGACAGTCAGCTGCCGCCCGACTACACACCGTTCGGTACGGTGTCCGAGGCGGGCATGAAGGTTCTGCAGAAGATCGCCAAGGCCGGGGCGCAGGCACCGGACCCTCAGACGGGCAATACGGCGCCCAACGCGACGGTCGTGATCAACAAGGCCACGATCACGAAATCCTGACCCCTCAACTGCGAAATTTCGGTCGCGCGGGATGCGGACAGGCCCCCCGCCGGTCGCCTATGTTGGCCGTGACGAAACTGTGGACGATGCCCGGGGGAGCTTCAGGCCCCTCGCAGGCATCATGTGGAGGAGGCGCTGTGAGCAGCGACCCGTGGGGCCGCGTCGACGAGACGGGGACCGTGTACGTGCGTACGGCCGAGGGCGAGCAGGTCGTCGGTTCCTGGCAGGCAGGCTCCCCCGAGGAGGCGCTGGCCTATTTCGAGCGCAAGTACGAGGGCCTGGTTGTCGAGATCGGCCTCCTCGAGAAGCGAGTGAAGACCACCGACCTGTCGGCCAAGGACGCCCAGGCCGCCATCGACCACATCCGGGAGCAGGTCGACGCGCACCACGTGGTGGGCGACCTGGACGCCCTGCGGGTCCGGCTGGACAAGCTCGTGGAGCTGGTGGAGGCGCGCCGCGAGGAGCGCAAGGCGCAGCGGGCGAAGCAGTCCGACGAGGCGCGCAGGTCGAAGGAGGCTCTGGTCGCCGAGGCGGAGGAGCTGTCGCAGTCCGACCAGTGGCGGGCGGCCGGTGAGCGGCTGCGGGCGCTGGTGGACACCTGGAAGGGTCTGCCGCGCC contains these protein-coding regions:
- a CDS encoding ABC transporter permease — protein: MSTSVVRERGAVGTGRLPGAWGLGLRRGGLEIRQFFRQRDQVVFTFAFPVVLLFLFASIFRDDVEGAGITASQLYVPAMMAAGIMSTSFQALGISIAIERQDKVLRRLRGTPMPPAAYFLGKIWLVLFTGVLETVILLLVGTTCYGVDLPSDAGRWFDLVWIFVLGITACALLGIAISSVPDSANSAGSVVVLPFLVLQFVSGVYIAVGTIPDWMLTVGALFPLKWMCQGLRGVFLPESAQVLEQAGSWESGRVALVLAAWCVGGLALCLLTFRWKDRRTG
- a CDS encoding response regulator, coding for MIRIILADDHPVVREGLRAMLSAESDLEVVADASSGPQAEALAARLRPDIVLMDLRMPGGGGVDSIARMAGAGLPCRVVVLTTYEMDRDILRAVEAGAAGYLLKDLPRAELADAVRAAARGETVLAPSVAARLVDRLRTKPERPRLSERETAVLRLVAEGCTNAEIGRRLFIGESTVKTYLLRVFGKLGVADRTAAVTNAMRFGLLEE
- the hisS gene encoding histidine--tRNA ligase; translation: MSTFKAPKGTYDLIPPDSAKYLAVREAIAAPLRNSGYGYIETPGFENVELFARGVGESTDIVTKEMYAFETKGGDKLALRPEGTASVLRAALEANLHKAGNLPVKLWYSGSYYRYERPQKGRYRHFSQVGAEAIGAEDPALDAELLILADQAYRSLGLSNFRILLNSLGDQECRPVYRSALQEFLRGLDLDEDTLRRAEINPLRVLDDKRESVQKQLGDAPLLRDYLCDACKAYHEEVRELITAAGVAFEDDPKLVRGLDYYTRTTFEFVHDGLGSQSAVGGGGRYDGLSEMIGGPALPSVGWALGVDRTVLALEAEGVELELPATTSVFAVPLGEEARRVLFAKVTELRKNGIAADFSYGGKGLKGAMKNANRSGARYTVVAGERDLAEGVVQLKDMESGEQTAVGVNEIVAELEARLG
- a CDS encoding MBL fold metallo-hydrolase, coding for MLIAGFPAGAWGTNCYLVAPAAGEECVIIDPGHQAADGVAEAVRKHRLKPVAVVLTHGHIDHVASVVPVCGAHDVPAWIHPDDRYMMSDPEKGIGRSIGMPLLGELTVGEPDDVKELADGARLELAGLELSVAHAPGHTKGSVTFGMPEAADIPPILFSGDLLFAGSIGRTDLPGGDMAEMLDSLARVCLPLDDSTVVLSGHGPQTTIGQERSTNPYLRQVAAGQGPARAPRRGM
- a CDS encoding peptidylprolyl isomerase is translated as MVSQEQRRRQLAREKFLRQQQRRTDARRKARIRNSVIASALGVIVVLSVTVFLTKPFEDDGKTENANADVTPSKAPDPCEKPAPGKVKSETWKKEPAMTIDESAKYTMKLDTTCGEIDVALKASAAPHTVNSFTFLLGKGYLDHSKCHRLTSQNIYVLQCGDPKGTGMGGPGYTIPDENLKDKSLKGGVYPAGTVAMANQYNAQTKQGRNSGGSQFFLVYQDSQLPPDYTPFGTVSEAGMKVLQKIAKAGAQAPDPQTGNTAPNATVVINKATITKS